From Pseudomonas sp. AN-1:
AGGACCACGGCGTGCTCGACGCGGCCGCGGTACTTGCAGGCGATGCTCACCGCGAAGTGCGGCAGGCCGTGGATGAAGTTGGTGGTGCCGTCCAGCGGGTCGATGACCCACAGGTAGTCGGCGCCGTCGCCCTGGCCCGGCTGCAGCCCGCTTTCCTCGGCGAGGATGCCGTGGTTGGGGTAGGCCTTGCGCAGCACGCTGATGATGGTCTGCTCGGCCGCGCGGTCGACCTCGGTCACGTAGTCCTTGGCGTCCTTCTCGTTGACCGAGAGTGCATCCAGGCGTTCGATCGAGCGGAAGATGAGTTCGCCGGCACTGCGGGCCGCGCGCAGCGCGATATTCAGCATGGGCTGCATGGAGGGGTCACCTGGGCTGTTAAAGAAAGCCGGCCATTCTAGCAGAAAAGCCCTCGCCATGAAGGGCGCGTGGCGCCGGCGGCGACGCTTGGGTAAGATTCGGCTCCTTTTCAGGTTCATGGTGGGAGAGCGAGCGTGCTCGACAGGATTCGCGTGGTGCTGGTCAATACCAGCCATCCGGGCAACATCGGCGGGACGGCGCGGGCCATGAAGAACATGGGGCTGTCGAAACTGGTGCTGGTGCAGCCCGAGGAATTTCCCAGCGGCGAGGCCAACGCACGGGCCTCCGGCGCCACCGACATCCTCGAGGCGGCGGTGGTGGTCGACACGCTGGAGCAGGCGCTGGCCGGCTGCAGTCTGGTGCTCGGCACCAGCGCGCGCGACCGGCGCATTCCCTGGCCGCTCCTCGATCCGCGCGAGTGCGCGCAGAAGAGCCTCGAGCACGTCGAGCTGGGCGGCGAGGTGGCGCTGGTGTTCGGCCGCGAGTACGCCGGGCTGACCAACGAGGAGCTGCAGCGCTGCCAGTACCACGTGCACATCCCTTCCAATCCCGAGTTCAGTTCGCTGAACCTGGCCACCGCGGTGCAGGTGCTGGCCTACGAGGTGCGCATGGACTGGCTGGCCCGCCAGGGGCGGCCGACCAAGGTGGAGAAGCTGGAGACCACCGCCATGCTCGATGCGGTGCCGGTCACCGCCGACGAGCTGGAGCTGTACTATAGGCACCTCGAGGAGACCCTGGTGGCGATCGACTTCCTCGATCCCGAGAAGCCGCGCCACCTGATGGCGCGCCTGCGGCGCCTGTACGGCCGGGCCGGCATCAGCAAGCTGGAAATGAACATCCTGCGCGGTATCCTCACCGAAACCCAGAAGGCGGCCCGCGGCGAGTCGCACAAGCGGAGAAATGACTGATGTTCGAGCGCATGCGAGAAGACATCCAGAGCGTGTTCCATCGCGACCCGGCGGCACGAAACACCCTCGAGGTGCTGGTCTGCTACCCCGGCCTGCACGCCATCTGGCTGCATCGCGTGGCGCACTGGCTGTGGAGCGCCGACTGGAAGCTGCTGGCGCGCTTCGTCTCGCACCTCAGCCGCTGGCTGACCGGCATCGAGATCCATCCGGGGGCGCGGATCGGCCGGCGCTTCTTCATCGATCACGGCATGGGCATCGTCATCGGCGAGACCGCCGAGATCGGCGACGACGTCACCCTCTACCACGGCGTGACCCTGGGCGGCACCAGCTGGAACAAGGGCAAGCGCCATCCGACCCTGGAGGACGGCGTGATCGTCGGCGCCGGGGCGAAGATCCTCGGTCCGTTCACCGTCGGCGCCGGCGCCAAGATCGGCTCCAATGCGGTGGTCACTCGCGCCGTGCCGGCGGGCGCCACCGCGGTGGGCATTCCCGGGCGGATCATCGTCAAGGCCGATGACGAGCAGGAAGCGCGGCGCAAGGCGATGGCCGAGAAGATCGGCTTCGATGCCTACGGCGTCAGCGAGGACATGCCCGATCCGGTGGCGCGCGCCATCGGCCAGCTGCTCGATCACCTGCAGGCGGTCGACGGGCGCCTGGAAGGCATGTGCAAGGCGCTCACCGCGCTGGGCAGCGACTACTGCGCCAAGGAGCTGCCGGCGCTGCGCGACGAGGACTTCGCCGGGGTCAAGCCGGCGGCCGTCGATGCCGCCGGCCAGGCCGAGCCGGCACCGCCGCGGGCGCACGATTGAGGTGCGCGGGCCGGGGAACTGCTATAAGATCCCCGGCTCCGCTATGCGGTCAGGCTATTCCGACTGAAACGCTCGGTCTTTTAGTTGACTGCTTTGCTCGGAAAACTGCATACTCTGCGCACTTTCCGAATCATCGTGGTGCAAGCCCATGCGACTGACCACCAAGGGCCGTTACGCCGTGACAGCCATGCTCGATCTCGCGCTGCATGCGCAGAACGGGCCGGTGTCCCTCGCCGACATTTCCGAGCGCCAGGGCATTTCCCTGTCCTATCTCGAACAGCTGTTCGCCAAGCTGCGGCGCGGCAGTCTGGTCACCAGCGTGCGCGGCCCGGGCGGCGGCTATCAGCTGTCGCGCGACATGGCCAGCATCGACGTGGCCCAGGTCATCGACGCCGTCAACGAGTCGGTCGACGCCACCCGCTGCCAGGGGCTCGGCGGCTGCCACGAAGGCGATACCTGCCTGACCCACCACCTGTGGTGCGGCCTGAGCGACCGGATCCACGAATTCCTCAGCGGCATCAGCCTGGCCGACCTGGTGCGCAACCAGGAAGTGCAGAGCGTCGCGCAGCGCCAGGATCAGCGTTGCCTGCAAGGCAAGGGGATGCCGTCCAGCCCGCTTGAAAAGATCGAAGCGTCCGCCATCGACTGATGCCGCGGTTGCCAGCCTGACAGGAGAGACCTGATGAAATTGCCGATCTACCTGGATTATTCCGCGACCACGCCGGCCGATCCGCGCGTGGCGCAGAAGCTGTGCGAGTGCCTGACCATGGACGGCAACTTCGGCAACCCGGCCTCGCGCTCCCACCTGTTCGGCTGGAAGGCCGAGGAGGCGGTGGAGAACGCCCGCCGTCAGGTGGCCGAACTGGTCAACGCCGACCCGCGCGAGATCGTCTGGACCTCCGGCGCCACCGAGTCCGACAACCTGGCGATCAAGGGCGTCGCGCACTTCTACGCCAGCAAGGGCAAGCACATCGTCACCTCGAAGATCGAGCACAAGGCGGTGCTGGACACCACCCGCCAGCTGGAGCGCGAAGGCTTCGAGGTCACCTACCTGGAGCCGGGCGAGGACGGCATCATCACCCCGGCGATGGTCGAGGCGGCGCTGCGCGACGACACCATCCTGGTCTCGGTGATGCACGTCAACAACGAGATCGGCACCATCAACGACATCGCCGCCATCGGCGAGCTGACCCGCGCCCGCGGCATCCTGTTCCACGTCGACGCGGCGCAGTCCACCGGCAAGGTGGCGATCGACCTGGAAGCGATGAAGGTCGACCTGATGTCCTTCTCCGCGCACAAGACCTACGGTCCCAAGGGCATCGGCGCCCTCTACGTGCGCCGCAAGCCGCGCGTGCGCCTCGAGGCGCAGATGCACGGCGGCGGTCACGAGCGCGGCATGCGCTCGGGCACCCTGGCCACCCACCAGATCGTCGGCATGGGCGAGGCCTTCCGCATCGCCAAGGAAGAGATGGCCGCCGAGAACGTGCGCATCAAGGCGCTGGCCGAGCGTTTCCTGGCCCACCTGGAAGGCATGGAAGAGGTCTATCTGAACGGCTGCCGCGAGCAGCGCGTGCCGCACAACCTCAACCTGAGCTTCAACTACGTCGAGGGCGAGTCGCTGATCATGGCGCTCAAGGACCTCGCCGTGTCCTCCGGCTCCGCGTGCACCTCGGCCTCCCTGGAGCCGTCCTACGTGCTGCGCGCCCTGGGCCGCAACGACGAACTGGCGCACAGCTCGATCCGCTTCACCTTCGGCCGCTTCACCAGCGAGGCGGAAGTCGACTACGCCGCCGCCAAGGTGCGCGAGGCGGTGACCAAGCTGCGCGAGCTGTCGCCGCTGTGGGACATGTTCAAAGAAGGCGTCGACCTGTCCAAGGTCGAGTGGCAGGCGCACTGACGCCGTACCGATTCAGCGAGGATTACCGCCATGGCATACAGTGACAAGGTCATCGACCACTACGAAAACCCGCGCAACGTCGGCAAGCTCGACGCCGAGGACCCGGACGTCGGTACCGGCATGGTCGGCGCGCCGGCCTGCGGCGACGTGATGCGCCTGCAGATCAAGGTCAATGACGAGGGCGTCATCGAGGACGCCAAGTTCAAGACCTACGGCTGCGGTTCGGCGATCGCCTCCAGCTCCCTGGCCACCGAGTGGATGAAGGGCAAGACCCTGGACGAGGCGGAAAGCATCAAGAACACCCAGCTGGCCGAGGAACTGGCCCTGCCGCCGGTGAAGATCCACTGCTCGGTGCTCGCCGAGGACGCCATCAAGGCGGCCGTGCGCGACTACAAGCAGAAGAAAGGCCTGATCTGAGGAGCACGCCCATGGCCATCAGCATGACCGAAGCCGCCGCACAGCACGTTCGCCGTTCGCTGGAAGGGCGGGGCAAGGGCGAGGGCATCCGTCTCGGGGTGCGCACCACCGGCTGCTCCGGTCTGGCCTACGTGCTGGAGTTCGTCGACGAGCAGGCGCCCGAGGATCTGGTGTTCGAGAACTTCGGGGTCAAGGTGTTCATCGACCCGAAGAGCCTGGCCTACCTGGACGGCACCGAACTCGACTTCACCCGCGAGGGGCTGAACGAAGGCTTCAAGTTCAACAACCCCAACGTGCGCGGCGAGTGCGGCTGCGGCGAAAGCTTCAACGTCTGAGGATCGCCGTGAGCACCTGCCACTTCGCCCTGTTCGACCTGCAGCCGGCCTTCGTCCTCGATCTCGACCAGCTCGGCGTGCGCTACCGCGAGCTGGCCCGCGAGACCCATCCGGACCGCTTCGCCGATGCCGCGCCGCGCGAGCAGCGCCAGGCGCTGGAGCGCGCCGCCCAGCTCAACGACGCCTACCAGACGCTGAAGAGCCCGAGCCGGCGCGCCCGCTACCTGCTCGGCCTGCGCGGCGAGGTCCTGCCGCTGGAAGCCACCGTGCAGGATCCCGAGTTCCTCCTGCAGCAGATGCAGCTGCGCGAGGAGCTGGAGGAGTTGCAGGACAGCGCCGACCTGGCGGGGGTGGCCGCCTTCAAGCGCCGCCTCAAGGCCGCCCAGGGCGAGCTGGAGCAGGGCTTCGCCGCCTGCTGGGACGACCCCGCCGAACGCGAGCAGGCCGAGCGCCTGATGCGCCGCATGCAGTTCCTCGACAAGCTGGCCCTCGAGGTCCGCGAGCTGGAAGAGCGCCTCGACGATTAACCCGCGCCTCCTGCGAGGGAGGTGCCTGATAACGCGAAGACCATGGCCCTACTGCAGATTGCCGAACCGGGACAGAGCCCCCAGCCGCACCAGCGTCGCCTGGCGGTGGGCATCGACCTCGGTACCACCAATTCCCTGGTCGCTGCCGTGCGCAGCGGCCGGACCGCGCCGCTGCCGGATGCGCAGGGGCGGGTCATCCTGCCTTCCGCGGTGCGCTACCTGGCTGGCGGCCTCGAAGTCGGCCACGCTGCCGTTGCCGCCGCCGCCAGCGATCCGCTGAACAGCATCATCTCGGTCAAGCGCCTGATGGGTCGCGGCCTGGCCGACGTCAAGCAGCTCGGCCAGCAGCTGCCCTACCGCTTCGTCGCCGGCGACTCGCAGATGCCGTTCCTTGACACCGTGCAGGGGCCGAAGAGTCCGGTGGAAGTCTCCGCCGACATCCTGCGCGCCCTGCGCGAGCGTGCCGAGGCGACCCTCGGTGGCGAGCTGGTCGGCGCGGTGATCACCGTGCCGGCCTACTTCGACGACGCCCAGCGCCAGGCCACCAAGGACGCCGCGCGCCTGGCCGGCCTCAACGTGCTGCGCCTGCTCAACGAGCCGACCGCCGCGGCGGTGGCCTACGGCCTCGACAAGGGCGCCGAAGGGGTGATCGCCATCTACGATCTGGGTGGCGGCACCTTCGACATCTCCATCCTTCGCCTGACCCGCGGCGTGTTCGAGGTGCTGGCCACCGGCGGCGACAGCGCCCTCGGCGGCGACGACTTCGACCACGCCATCGCCGGCTGGATCATCGAGCAGGCCGGGCTGTCCGCCGACCTCGATCCGGGCGCCCAGCGCCACCTGCTGCAGGTCGCCTGCGCCGCCAAGGAAGCGCTGACCGATGCCGGGGAAGTGACCGTCAGTCACGGCGACTGGTCCGGCACGCTGAGCCGCGCGCAGTTCGACGCGCTGATCGAGCCGCTGCTGGCGCGCAGCCTCAAGGCCTGCCGCCGCGCGGTGCGCGACGCCGGCATCGAGCTGGACGAGGTCGAGGCGGTGGTCATGGTCGGCGGCTCGACCCGCGTGCCGCGCGTGCGCGAGGCGGTGGGTGAGCTGTTCGGCCGCACCCCGCTGACCGACATCGACCCCGACGAGGTGGTGGCCATCGGCGCCGCCATCCAGGCCGACACCCTGGCCGGCAACAAGCAGGGCGAGGAACTGCTGCTGCTCGACGTCATCCCGCTGTCGCTGGGTCTCGAGACCATGGGCGGGCTGATGGAGAAGGTGATCGCGCGCAACACCACCATCCCGGTGGCGCGCGGCCAGGAGTTCACCACCTACAAGGATGGCCAGACGGCCATGATGATCCACGTGCTGCAGGGCGAGCGCGAGCTGGTCAGCGACTGCCGCTCGCTGGCGCGCTTCGAGCTGCGCGGCATCCCGCCGATGGTCGCCGGCGCGGCGAAGATCCGCGTGACCTTCCAGGTCGACGCCGACGGCCTGCTCGGGGTCACCGCCCGCGAGCTGAGCTCCGGCGTCGAGGCGAGCATCCAGGTCAAGCCGTCCTACGGTCTCAGCGACACCGAGATCGCCCGCATGCTGCAGGACTCCTTCGCCCACGCCGGCGAGGACAAGGCCGCCCGCGCCCTGCGCGAGCAGCAGGTTGAGGCCGAGCGCCTGCTCGAGGCCGTGCAGGCGGCGCTGGCCGCCGATGGCGAGCGCCTGCTGGAGGCCGACGAGCGCGCCATGATCGACCACGAAATGCAGGTGCTGCGCGAACTGGCCGCCAGCAGCGATACCGCTGCCATCGAGCGCCAGGTGCGCCGCCTGTCCCAGGTCACCGACGCCTTCGCCGCCCGGCGCATGGACGCCAGCGTCAAGGCCGCCCTGGCCGGTCGCCAGCTCAACGAAATCGAGGAATAAGCCATGCCGCAGATCGTCTTTCTGCCCAACGCCGAGCATTGCCCGGAGGGCGCGGTGGTCGAGGCCAAGACCGGCGAGACCATCATCGAGGCCGCGCTGCGCAACGACATCGACATCGTGCACGCCTGCGAGATGTCCTGCGCCTGCACCACCTGCCACGTGATCGTGCGCGAGGGCTTCAATTCGCTGGAACCGTCCGACGAACTGGAGGACGACATGCTCGACAAGGCCTGGGGGCTGGAGCCGGAATCGCGGCTGTCCTGCCAGGCGCGGGTCGGCAAGGAGGATCTGGTGGTGGAGATTCCCAAGTACACCATCAACCAGGTCAACGAGAGCCACTGACTGCGGAGCCGCCCCATGAGCCTGAAATGGACCGATGTGCTGGAGATCGCCATCCAACTGGCCGACAGCAAGCCGGAGGTCGATCCGCGCTACGTCAACTTCGTCGACCTGCACCGCTGGGTGATGGCCCTGCCGGAGTTCGCCGACGATCCCCAGCGCGGCGGCGAGAAGGTGCTGGAGGCCATCCAGGCGGCCTGGATCGAAGAGGCCGAGTAAGCGCCGGGCTCCAGGCGGCAGGGTGGAAAACGCGCACCGCGATTTTCCACCGCTGCCCCCGCGCAGGGGCACCACCCGGCGCGCCGGTACGCATTTCACAGCAACCCGCGTATAATCCGCGGGTTTCGTTTATCGGACTTCCTGCGCGCTGCCTCGCCTGCCGATGGCGGCGCGCTCCGGTTTAACCGTCAACCCTGCCTTCCGGAGTTATTCCATGGCCCTGCAACGCACCTTCTCCATCATCAAGCCCGATGCCGTCGCCAAGAACGTGATCGGCGAAATCACCACCCGTTTCGAGAAGGCCGGCCTGCGCGTCGTCGCTTCCAAGATGGTCCAGCTGTCCGAGCGCGAAGCCGCCGGCTTCTACGCCGAGCACAGCGAGCGCGGCTTCTTCAAGGATCTGGTCGCCTTCATGACCTCCGGTCCGGTCATCGTCCAGGTGCTGGAAGGCGAAGACGCCGTCCTGAAGAACCGCGAGCTGATGGGCGCCACCAACCCGAAGGAAGCCGCTGCCGGCACCATCCGCGCCGACTTCGCCGTCTCCATCGACGAGAACGCCGTGCACGGTTCCGACTCCGAGGCTTCCGCTGCCCGCGAGATCGCCTACTTCTTCTCCGCTACCGAGCTGTGCAACCGCATCCGCTAAGCGCGGAACGGTGAGGGTGAATCCATGACTGCAACGACTGGCAAGGTTAACCTGCTGGGGCTGACCCAGCCGCAGCTGGAACGGTTCTTCGAGTCCATCGGCGAGAAGCGCTTCCGTGCCGGCCAGGTGATGAAATGGATTCACCACTTTGGCGCCGAAGACTTCGACGCCATGACCAATCTCGGCAAGGCCCTGCGCGAAAAGCTCAAGGCCTGTGCCGAGATCCGCGGTCCCGAGATCGTCAGCGAGGACATCTCCAGCGACGGCACCCGCAAGTGGGTGGTGCGCGTGGCGTCCGGCAGCTGCGTCGAGACCGTGTACATCCCGCAGGGCGGCCGCGGCACCCTGTGCGTGTCCTCGCAGGCCGGCTGCGCGCTGGACTGCAGCTTCTGCTCGACCGGCAAGCAGGGTTTCAACAGCGACCTGACCAGCGCCGAGATCATCGGCCAGGTGTGGATCGCCAACAAATCCTTCGGCACCGTGCCGGCCAAGATCGACCGCGCCATCACCAACGTGGTGATGATGGGCATGGGCGAGCCGCTGCTGAACTTCGACAACGCGGTCGCCGCCATGCAGATCATGATGGACGACCTCGGCTACGGCATCTCCAAGCGCAAGGTGACCCTGTCCACCTCGGGCGTCGCGCCGATGATCGACGAGCTGGCCAAGGTGATCGACGTGTCCCTGGCGCTGTCGCTGCACGCGCCCAACGACGAGCTGCGCAACCAGCTGGTGCCGATCAACAAGAAGTACCCGCTGGCCGTGGTGCTGGACGCCTGCAAGCGCTACATCTCCGGCCTCGGCGAGAAGCGCGTGCTCACCGTCGAGTACACCCTGCTCAAGGACGTCAACGACCAGCCCGAGCATGCGGCGCAGATGATCGCGCTGCTCAAGGATTTTCCTTGCAAGATCAACCTGATTCCGTTTAATCCGTTCCCCCATTCCGGTTACGAGCGGCCGAGCAACAATGCCATCCGCCGCTTCCAGGACCTGCTGCACCACGCCGGGCACAACGTCACCGTGCGCACTACCCGCGGCGACGACATCGATGCCGCCTGCGGTCAGTTGGTCGGCCAGGTGCAGGATCGCACCCGGCGCAGCGAGCGCTACATCGCGGTGCGCCAGCTGGAGAGCGAAGGCGACCAGCCCCGTTCCGTCGCACCGGGAAACTGACGAGGGAGTTCGTGCATGATGCTGTTGCGTACCACGATGGTCCTGCTGCTCGGCGGCCTGCTGACTGCCTGCGTGTCGACGGGGCATCAGGACCCGCTGAAGACCGCCGAGGGGCGTGAGGCGGCGCGCGATGCCTATGTCAAGCTGGGCATCGGCTACCTGCAGAAGGGCAATACCGAGCAGGCCAAGGTGCCGCTCAAGCAGGCGCTGGAGCTGGACGCCTCCAATGCCGACGCCCACGCCGCGCTGGCCCTGGTGTTCCAGACCGAGATGGAGCCCACGCTGGCCGACGAGCACTACCGCAAGGCGCTGTCGGCGCGCCGCGACGCGCGCATCCTCAACAACTACGGCAGCTTCCTGTTCGAGCAGCAGCGCTACCAGGACGCCTACGCGCGCTTCCAGGAGGCCGCCGAGGACAACCTCTATCCGGAGCGCTCGCGGGTCTACGAGAACCTCGGCCTGACCTCGCTGCGGCTCGGCCAGCGCCCGCAGGCGCTGCAGCACTTCGAGAAGTCGCTGCGCCTGAACCGCAACCAGCCGCGCGTGCTGCTGGAGATGGCCCAGCTGTCGTTCGAGGACCGCCAGTACGTGCCGGCGCGCGGCTACTACGAGCGCTACCTGGCCCTCAAGGGGCCGCAGGACGCCCGCAGCCTGCTGCTCGGCATCCGCCTGGCCAAGGTCTTCGAGGATCGCGACCGCGCTTCCAACTACGCCATGCAGCTGCGTCGCCTGTACCCGGGCACCGCTGAATACCGGCAATATCTCGCGGAGCAACAATGACCATGTCGCACATCGAAGCGGTGGGCGCGTCCTCGCGCAGCAATCCTGGCGAAATCCTCCGCCAGGCGCGGGAGGAGAAGGGCTGGCAGCTGGCCGAGGTGGCCGCCCAGCTCAACCTGACCGCTCATTCCCTGGCCCAGCTGGAAGCCGGCGAGTTTGACCGCCTGCCCGGGCACACCTTCGCCCGCGGCTACGTGCGGGCCTATGCCAAGCTGCTCGGCCTCGACCAGGCCGAACTGGTCGGCATCTTCGACCACTACACCGGCACCGACGCCACCGGCAGCACCGTGCACAGCCTCGGCCATGTGCCCGAGCCGCTGCGCCTGTCGCGCACCGTGCTGCGCCTGGCCAGCGCCGTGCTGCTGCTGCTGCTGCTGGTGCTCGGCTACTTCTGGTGGCAGGAGCGTCCGGAGCGTCTGGCCGACCTCGGCGCGCTCGGCCTCAAGCACATCGAGGTGGAGAGCGCCGACGGCACCACCGAGCTGCACCCGCTCGACGAACCCGAAGACCAGGCGGTGGCCGAGGCCCTGCAGGGCGAGCCGACGCTGGCGCCGATCCCGGCCGAGGCCGGCGGCGAGGGTGCCGAGCCAGCCGCCGCCGATCCGGCGGCTCCGGCCCTGCCGGCGACCCCGCCCGCCCTGACGGCGACTCCGCCGGCCCCGGCCGGCGAAAGCGCGTCGGCCACCCAGCCGACCGCGGTCGCCGCCCAGGCCGTGGCGCCGACCCCGGTCGCCGGCGCGTTGCCCGCGCCCGCCGTCGCCCCCGCTGCCGAGGCCCCGCCCGCGGCCGAGCCCGCGGCGCCTGCGCCGCAGGTCGCTGCCGGCGAGGGCCTGGTGCAGCTCAGCTTCACCGCCGACTGCTGGACCCAGGTCACCGACGCCAACGGCCGGGTGCTGGTCAGCACCGTCAAGCGCGCCGGCGACAGCCTGCAGCTGGCCGGCAAGGCGCCGCTCGAACTGCGCCTGGGCAATGCCCGGGTCGCCCAGGTGCGCTACAACGGCGAGCCGGTCGAGCACCGCAAGAACATGACCGCCAGCGGCACCGCCCGCATCAAGCTGGGACAGTAACATGCACTGCCATTCCCCGATTGTGCGCCGCAAGTCGCGGCAGATCCGCGTCGGCTCGGTACTGGTCGGCGGCGATGCGCCGATCTCGGTGCAGAGCATGACCAACACCGACACCTGCGACGTCGCCGCCACCGTGGCGCAGATCCGCCGCCTGGAAGACGCCGGTGCCGACATCGTGCGCGTCTCGGTGCCCGACATGGACGCCGCCGAGGCCTTCGGCCGCATCAAGCAGCAGGTCCGCGTGCCGCTGGTCGCCGACATCCACTTCGACTACCGGATCGCCCTGCGCGTTGCCGAGCTGGGCGTCGACTGCCTGCGCATCAACCCGGGCAACATCGGCCGCGAGGACCGCGTGCGCGCGGTGGTCGATGCCGCCCGCGACAAGGGCATCCCGATCCGCATCGGCGTCAACGCCGGTTCCCTGGAGAAGGACCTGCAGAAGAAGTACGGCGAGCCGACTCCCGAGGCGCTGGTCGAGTCGGCCCTGCGCCATGTCGACCATCTCGACCGTCTGGACTTCCAGGACTTCAAGGTCAGCGTCAAGGCCTCCGACGTGTTCATGGCGGTCGGTGCCTACCGCCTGCTCGCCGGGCAGATCGAGCAGCCGCTGCACCTGGGCATCACCGAGGCCGGCGGCCTGCGCTCGGGCACCGTGAAGTCGGCGGTGGGCCTGGGCATGCTGCTCGCCGAGGGCATCGGCGACACCATCCGCGTGTCGCTGGCCGCCGATCCGGTCGAGGAGATCAAGGTCGGCTTCGACATCCTCAAGTCGCTGCACCTGCGTTCGCGCGGCATCAACTTCATCGCCTGCCCGAGCTGCTCGCGGCAGAACTTCGACGTGGTCAAGACCATGAACGAGCTGGAGCAGCGCGTCGAGGACCTGCTGGTGCCGCTCGACGT
This genomic window contains:
- a CDS encoding RodZ family helix-turn-helix domain-containing protein translates to MTMSHIEAVGASSRSNPGEILRQAREEKGWQLAEVAAQLNLTAHSLAQLEAGEFDRLPGHTFARGYVRAYAKLLGLDQAELVGIFDHYTGTDATGSTVHSLGHVPEPLRLSRTVLRLASAVLLLLLLVLGYFWWQERPERLADLGALGLKHIEVESADGTTELHPLDEPEDQAVAEALQGEPTLAPIPAEAGGEGAEPAAADPAAPALPATPPALTATPPAPAGESASATQPTAVAAQAVAPTPVAGALPAPAVAPAAEAPPAAEPAAPAPQVAAGEGLVQLSFTADCWTQVTDANGRVLVSTVKRAGDSLQLAGKAPLELRLGNARVAQVRYNGEPVEHRKNMTASGTARIKLGQ
- the pilW gene encoding type IV pilus biogenesis/stability protein PilW codes for the protein MLLRTTMVLLLGGLLTACVSTGHQDPLKTAEGREAARDAYVKLGIGYLQKGNTEQAKVPLKQALELDASNADAHAALALVFQTEMEPTLADEHYRKALSARRDARILNNYGSFLFEQQRYQDAYARFQEAAEDNLYPERSRVYENLGLTSLRLGQRPQALQHFEKSLRLNRNQPRVLLEMAQLSFEDRQYVPARGYYERYLALKGPQDARSLLLGIRLAKVFEDRDRASNYAMQLRRLYPGTAEYRQYLAEQQ
- the ispG gene encoding flavodoxin-dependent (E)-4-hydroxy-3-methylbut-2-enyl-diphosphate synthase translates to MHCHSPIVRRKSRQIRVGSVLVGGDAPISVQSMTNTDTCDVAATVAQIRRLEDAGADIVRVSVPDMDAAEAFGRIKQQVRVPLVADIHFDYRIALRVAELGVDCLRINPGNIGREDRVRAVVDAARDKGIPIRIGVNAGSLEKDLQKKYGEPTPEALVESALRHVDHLDRLDFQDFKVSVKASDVFMAVGAYRLLAGQIEQPLHLGITEAGGLRSGTVKSAVGLGMLLAEGIGDTIRVSLAADPVEEIKVGFDILKSLHLRSRGINFIACPSCSRQNFDVVKTMNELEQRVEDLLVPLDVAVIGCVVNGPGEAKEAHVGLTGGTPNLVYIDGKPAHKLDNDNLVDELEKLIRQKAAEKAAADASLIARS